CTCCCCTGCCCTCCGCCACTCCCCGTCACCCCCGCACCCGCCCTCGACGCAGGCGTCACCATAGGCTTACGAACTGGTGCGGCTTCCCGCGAAAGATTCATGTCAGAAAGCTCCGCGCGACGCGTCGCCACCGGGACCGCGGCCCCTGCCGCCGCGCGGCGGCCGGCCGATGGGACCATGGCGGCATGCCGGGGCCGGCGGTGCCGAATCTTGGGGAAGTGATGGCGGAGATCCGCCTGGTGCGGGAGAGGGGGTTGCTACGGCTCGGTCAGGTGCGGCTTCCCGCTCTCGCGTCCGCGGTCACGGCCCTCGGGCTGCCGGCGGCGGAGGGGCTGCTCGCTCCGTCGATCATCAGGATGCTCGAACAGGTGCTGGAACGCCTCGGCGGCGGCACGCTCGGCGAGGCCACGGCGTACACACTGGGTCTCGTGCCGGGGACGCGTGACTGGCCGGCGCAGACGCGGCGGCAGCGGGCCGCGGACGTGTACGGGCTCAGCGTGGAGCGGTTCCGCAAGGACCGGGAGCGGCTGATCCTCGGGCACGTCGCCGAGACGATCCTGGCGCTGTGCGCGGAGGCCGCCGCGGGTGGTCGCGACGTGCCGGCGGTGGGGAGGGCACGGCGGCTGGTGGTGCGGGCCGGGGACGCCGACGTGACGATCACGGTGCACCGGGCCCCTGTGGAGACGCTCCGGGGGATGGACGTGCTGGTGTCCTCGGAGAACATCTACCTGGAGATGGCCAAGACCTACCGGTCGTCGTTGTCGGCCACGCTGCGCAACGCGGCGGCGCGGCGCGCGGTGACCGGCGAGATGGTGGACGACGTGCTGCAGCGGGAGCTGCGCGAGTGGCTGCGCGCGCACGGCCGCGAAGGCATGCCGGTGACGCCGGGAACCGTGGTGGCCACCTCCCCCGGGGAGCTGGCACGCCAGGGGGTGCGGCGGGTCTACCACGCCGCGACCGCGGTCCCCCGGCCCGGCACCGACGGCTACACCGTGGACCCCGCTGCGGTGCTGCGCGCGGTGCGCTCGGTCTTCGCCATGGCCCGCGCGGAACGCGACCGCTTCGGCCCGCCGCTGCGTTCCCTCTGCTTCCCGGTGTTCGGCGCCGGCCGTGGGGGGCTGCCGCCGGAGACGGGCCTCGCCTACCTCTGGGCCGCGCTGGAGCCGGAGCTGTCGGTCCCCGGCCCGTGGGACGTCCACCTGATGACGCGCAAGGAGCGCACCGCCGCCGCCGTCGTCACCGGGCTCCCGCTGGCGTCCCCGCCGCCGTCCCCCGGCCCTTGACCGGCCGCGCACGGGCCGGGGACGCCGTCCGGCGCGGAGCGAGGGCCGTCCGGCGCGACGAGGGTGCCGTCCGGCGCACGCCGACGGCCGTCCGGCGCACGGCAGGGTCACGAAGGCGGTGGGGTGGCGGGTGAGCGAAGTGTGGGAATTTCATACATCTATTGCCGGAGATTTGAGTATTTGGTTGGTTGATTGCGGGTCGCAGTACGGGCGGTTTGCGGGCACTGCCGTAATTACCGGGGCCGCAGGGGCAGGCCGGAGCGGGGATGGCGGGGGGTCGCGCAGGACGCCGATTCGTGGTGCGAGATATATGCTTTGTAGATCAATGGACCTTTTGCCGTTGATATCCCTACTCCAGGTGAACCGCAGGACTGACCGAGGAGGTTCCAGGGTGTCGGCGCAGGAAAGACGGCTCTCCGCGATCGGGGAGGCCGCGGCAGGGGTCCTCCGCCACACCGACTACCACTTGGTGCGGGCCGAGGACGTCGCGGCGGCGGTACGGCTGTCCCGAGAGGGACAGAGCGGACGGCGTAGCGCCGTGTGGCTGTACAACGAGGTGAAGAGCCGCCGGGTCCTGGTCGCGCTGGCCATCCGGCACGCCTTCACCGAGTTCGCCGAGCGCAACGGCCCTCTTGAGCCGCCGGCCACGCCGGGAAGCCTGGTGGAGGCCCGTGACCTGGTCACGCAGGCACTGCTGGTGATCGCGCGGTTCCACCGCGCGGAGTCGTTCCTGACCCGGCAGGTGCAGCTCGGCATCGGCGACATCGCGACCTCCGAGAAGCGGCAGTCCGCGCCGCAGGGACCGCCGGTCTGGCCGGGAGGCATCGGCCAGGTCGCCGCCGCGGGGTGGTCGGGCCGGGTGATCGCCTACGCCGACCACCTGGCGCCGGTGCTGAGCGCCGCGGCGAGCGCCGTGTGCCTGCCCACGGCCAAGTGGATCCGTGAGAGCGCCGAGAAGCTGTCCCACCTGGCCTTCGACGCCTTGGCCGACGACACCGACGGGCCGGTGGACCGGCAGGCCGCGGCTTTGAGCGCGCACTGGTACGAACGCCACCTGGTGCCGCTCGCCGGCACGTGGATCCACGACCTGGACGTGGCCGAGCGCGCCAGGGACGTCGCCAGGCGCACCGGCGCCGGCACCCACGCCGAGTCCGACGCGCAGGCCGGCGTGGTGCGCGCGCTCCTCGACACCGGCATCCTGCTCGAACGGGCCGCACGCGAGGCCGCGGAACTGACCCGCCTGCTGTCGCTGCCGGACGCGCGCACCGACAACGACCTGCGTTCACGGTGCGACGTGCTGAGCCGCCGGGGGCTCGCGCTGCTGCGGTTCGGCGACCTGGAGGCGGCCAGGGAGAGCTTCGAGTCGTCCCTGAAGATCGCCGAGAACGAGAAGGAGCCGTTCTGCCCCGCCGGTGAGGCCTCCTCCTACGCCGCGCGCGCACGCAACAACCTCGGCGAGGTGCTCGTCGAGGAGGGCCGTCCCGTCGAAGGCGGCGCGCACATCGAGCAGGCGCGGACGGCGCGCGCCGACGCCGCGACGAGGACGGCCGGGGTGTCGGCCGCGTGGCGCCGCTACACCCTCACCGCGCAGGCCGCGGCGCGCGCGACGGTCCGCGCGGGCCGGGTGGTGAAGGGGGTGCGGCTCGCCGAGGCGGTGGTCGCCGACCGGCGTGAGCGCCTCGGGGAGCTCGGCGACATCAACGTGGTGGGGGCCAGGGTGTCGCTCGGCGAGGCCCTGCTGGAGGCGGGCCAGCCGGTGGAGGCACGCCACCTGCTCCAGGAGGCGGGACGGCACCGCGCCGACCTGCTGCAGCCGATCGCCTACTGGCCGGGCCACGACACGGTGCGGCTGGCGCAGGCGGAGCTGGCTCTTGAGGACGGGGGCTCCGCGCTGCGGGTGCTGGAGCGGTCCCCCGTGCTGGACGAGTGGTTCGCGAGGCACGTGTCGTTCCGGCTGTGGGCCGAGGCACGGGTGACGCGCGCGCTCGCGTTGTCGCTCGGCGGCGAGCACTCCGAGGCCTGCCGGTCCCTCGACGAGCTGACCCGCCTGATCGCCGGTGCGCGGCCGGACGCGCTGGTGCTGTCGGCGTGGCGCGCGCTGGCCGAGGTGCGGCTGGCCGGCGGCGACCCGCAGGGGGCCATGGTGCCGCTGGAGCGCGCACGCGCGGCCGAGTCACGGCCGGGGGACCCGCCGGGACGGGCCCGCACCCTGCTGCTGGCGGCGCGCTGCGCCGACCTGTGCGGCGAACCGGTGACCGCCGCGCGCCACCGGACGGCGCTGGCCGCGCTGACCGACGACGGGCTCGACGCCACGCACCCGGTGCTGCTGGAGGCGGGCTACGACAAGGCGCACCGCCTGTTCGACGAGGGACGGTTCGACAACCTGGACGAGCTGCTCGCGCCGCTGCTCGACCGCACCCCGCTGGCGCACAACCGGCCGCCGCTCGGTGACGGCCATCCCTTGCTGTTCCGCGCCGTCCTGCTGGCCGACCGCAGCGGCGCCGTGCGCATGCCGCAGGCCCCACGGCAGATCCTCTGGGAGGACGTCTGACCGGGGACGGCCCTCACGGGTCCCCGCGGGGTGACCGGCCGGGTGAACCGGTGGAGAGGGTGGTGCGCAGGCAGCGCACGGCCCGGCCGACCTCGCCGAGGTCCCGCGCCGTGCCGCCGGGGGCCTCCCCCTCGGGGGACGGCGGCCGGACCGTGGCGCCGGCGCGCAGGTTCTCGGCGATGTCGTCGAGTGAGCGCACCACCGCGCGCACCGTGGCGCGCTCCGGTGGTCTGCCGCCGTGGTCGGCGCGCGTGACGGCGGCGGCGATCGCGTCGGCCACCTGCTGCAGCGCGGCCATCGCCGGCAGCCACGTCGTGACCCGCCGGCCGATCACGGCGGGCTCGGCCACCGCGCGCTGGAACACCGTGCGCAGGTCGGCGAGCGCGTCGTAGGCCTCGCGGTGCCGCAGCCGGCGCACGGGGTCACCGGGGCCGAACGCGTGCCGCAGGTAGCGCGCCGTGGCCGACACCGCGCCGGCGAAGCTCGGCCCGACCGGCGCGTACCAGCTCGCCGGCCAGAACAGGTAGCCGAGCACCAGCACGATGCCGCACCCGATCAGCGTGTCCTCCAGCCGGACCAGCGCGAGCCGCGGCCCCGCGTGCGTGTACAGGTCCACCAGCAGCACCACAAGCGGCGCCTGGAAGGTCGACATCATTCCCCAGTTGCGCTGCTGACCGTACGGCAGCAGCGCGGCGAACACCGCGATCGCCGCCACCAGGCCCGGCCCCACCGGGATCGCGATCAGCACCGCGGTGCCGATGAGCGCACCCGCCACGGTGCCGAGGCCCCGCTGCACCGCTCGGGTGAACACCGAACCGAAGTCGGGCTTCAGCACCAGCGCGACGGTCAGCATGATCCAGTAGGACCGTTCGATCCGGTAGAACTCGCTGACCACCGCCGCCACCCCCATGCACAGCGACAGCCTGACGACGTAGACCCGGGTCAGGTGGCCGTACAGCATGCGTTCCCAGGCCGCGCGCAGCCGCGCGGCCCGGCCGGCCGGCTCGCGCGGCTCCGGCGCGGGGCCCGCGTCCCCGCCGGACACCAGCATGACGGCGTGCCCCACCCCATCGCACAGCGCGCGCATGGCGGGGGTGCCGTACGGCCCGTGCGGCGGTCTCGGCGGCGGTGCGCGCCGCCGCTCCAGGGCCGCCGCGACCTCCTCGACGGTGTGCGCCAGCCACGGCGGAGGCGCCTTTCCCTCCTCGGTCAGGGTCACCAGCGCGTTGCGGATCAGCGTGGCCTGGTTGAGCAGAGCGAGCAGGCGTTCGCGCTCATGGTCGGCGCCTCCGGCGGCCGAGCGCGCGCCGAGCACCGTGTCGTACCCCTGTTTGACGGCCGTGTCCAGCGGGTCGAGCCCGGCCACGGGGTCGCGGAACAACCTGCCGAGTGCCCGGTAGGCGTCGAGGACCGCGAGCTGCTCCCCCGCCGTCGGGTGCAGCGGCCAGCCCGACAGCACCAGCAGCAGGGCCCACGTCCCCCCGCCGAGGTAGGCGACGGCCCCGAGGAGCGGGTGGTCGCTCAGCCGCACCCCCGAGCCGATCACCGTCATCACCAGGATCTGGAGCCCGGCGAGCGACCCGGCGCCGCCGGTCGTGCTGATCAGCGCCGACACCGCCGCCACCACCACGACCGCCGGCACCAGCCACCAGCCGGCCCCGCGCAGCGCGTCCCCGACCAGGTACCCGGCGGCGCCGCCGAGCGCCGCCCCCGACATCCGCGCCGCGCGCGCACGGTAGGAGCCGCCGCGGTCGGCGAGGCACGCGGCCATCGCCCCCATCGCCGGCAGCAGTCCGAGCGTGAGCCGGCCGGCGAGCATCGCCGCCACGAGCGGACCGGCCACCGCGACGGCGGTGCGCGGCATCGCGCTCCAGCGCAGGCGGCCCGGCAGGGGCCGCACCGTCTCCACCAGCCAGCCGGGGGCCGCGTCGGCCAGCCGTCCGGCGTGGAGACGCAAGGGGAGGCGCATGGGGAGGCGCATGTCAGCGGATCAGTTTGTCCAAGGTGATCGGCAGGTCGCGCACCCGGACGCCGGTGGCGTGGTACACGGCGTTGGCGATCGCCGCGGCGGTGCCGACGATGCCGATCTCACCGATGCCCTTGCTGCCCATCGGATTGAGGTGCGGGTCCTCCTCGTCCACCCAGACCGCGTCGATGTCCCGCACGTCGGCGCAGGACGCGATGTGGTACTGGGCCAGGTCGTTGTTGAGGTAGTCGCCGAACTCGGTGTCGAGCACGCTCTCCTCCATCAGCGCCATCGACAGGCCCATGGTCATGCCGCCGACGAACTGCGAGCGCGCGGTGCGCGGGTTGAGCACGTGTCCCACGGCGAACACCCCGAGCAGGCGCGGCACCCGGGTCTCCCCCGTGTCGGCGTCCACCGTGACCTCGGCGAACTGCGCGCCGAACGCGTGACGCGCGTACTTCTCCTGCGCGCGGATCTCCTCGCCGGTGTCGGCGGCGGCCTCGACCCCCTGTGGCGGCACCTCGCCGCCTCGCGCCTCGAGTTCCTCTTTCAGCGCCTCACAGGCCCGCACCACGGCGGTGCCCCAGGAGGCGGTCCCCATCGAGCCGCCGGCGAGCGGCGCCAGAGGCAGCGCGCTGTCGCCGACCTCCACCCGGACGGCCGTGAGCGGCGCGCCGAGGGTGTCGGCGGCGATCTGGGTGAGCACGGTGCGGGCCCCGGTGCCGATCTCGGCGGCGGCGACACGCACGGTGAACGTCCCGCCGGGCTCGGCGCGGGCCTCGGCCCGGGACCGCCTGCGTATCACCGGGTAGGTGGACGAGGCCACGCCGGTGCCGGTGTACAGCCGTCCCGAGCGGCGCGTCCCCGGCCGCGGGTCGCGTCCGTGCCAGCCGAACCTGCGGGCCCCTTCCCGCAGGCAGGCCACCAGGCCGCGGGAGCTGAACGGCAGCCCGCTCTCGGGCTCGGTGGCCGGTTCGTTGCGCAGCCGCAGCTCCACCGGGTCGACGCCGCACGCGGCGGCCAGCTCGTCCATGGCGGACTCCAGCGCGAACATGCCGGGTGCCTCACCCGGCGCGCGCATCCACGTCGGGGTCGGCACGTCCAGCCGCACCAGCCGGTGTGTGGTGCTCCGGTGCGGCGCCGCGTACATCAGGCGGGTCGGCGCGGCGGCCTGCTCGGCGAACTCACCCACCGTGGAGGTCTGCTCGACCACGTCGTGCGTGATCGCGACGAGCCTGCCGTCGCGCTCGGCGCCGAGCCGTACCCGCTGGATGGTGGGGGTGCGGTACCCGGTGACGGCGAACATCTCGTGCCGGGTGACCGCGACCTTGACGGGCCGGCCGACCTGTTTGGCGGCCAGCACCGCCAGCACCACATGGGGGTGCGGGGACAGCTTGGAGCCGAAGCCGCCGCCGACGTACGGGGACACGACCCGCACGTTGCCGGGTGGCAGGCCGAACAGCGAGGCGATCTGGTCGCGCGTCGCGTAGGTGCCTTGGGTGGAGTCGTAGATCGTGAGCCCGTCGCCGTCCCACAACGCCACGGTGGCGTGCGGCTCCATGGGGTTGTGGTGCTCGGCCGGCGTGCGGTAGGTCTCGTCCACGACGACCGGGGCCGAGGCCAGTGCCGCCTCGGGGTCTCCCTTCAGGGTGTCGGCCGGCAGGCCCGGGTTGACGCTCCCGGGCCGGTACAGGCCGGGATGGCCGTCGCGCAGCCCGACGTCGTGCGGCTCGGCGGTGTACTCCACGTGCAGCGTCCGCGCCGCCTCGCGGGCCTGCTCGTACGTCGCGGCGATCACGGCGGCGACGTACTGGCCCCGGTAGGCGACCCGCCGGGACTGGAGCACGGCGGGCTCGGCGTCCTCTCCGGTCGCCAGCCGCGGCGCGTTGGCGTACCACATGGCGGCGATCACGCCGGGTGAGCTGAGCACGGCGTCCACGTCGACCCGGGTGACCTCGCCGCGCGCCACGGTCGCCTGAACCGGCACGGCGTACACCGCCGAGTCGGGGGTGTTCTCGTAGGCGTACCTGGCCTCACCCCGGACCTTGGCCAGGCCGTCGACCCGCTCGATCGGCGCGCCGAGGTGGCAGGGACGTGTGACGGTCATCGCGTCTCCGGTGTGGCCGTGCCGGCGAGGTCGGCGAGCATCCGGACCAGCAGGTTCCTGGCCAGCGGCACCTTGAACGCGTTGCGCGGCAGCGGCCGGGCCTGCTCCAGCTCGGCCCGCGCCGCCTCGGTGAACGTCTCCATGGTGGCCGGCGCGCCACGCAGCACCCGTTCGGCCTCCCAGGCCCGCCACGGCGCGTGCGCGACCGCGCCGAACGCGACACGGCAGTCCCGCACCGTGTCCCCCTCGGCGTCCCCCTCGGCGCCTGTCTCGATGTCCAGCGCGACGGCGGCCGACAGCACGGCGAACGAGAAGGACGCGCGGTCGCGGACCTTGCGGTAGCGCGAGCGTGCCGCGAACGGCAGCGCGGGCACCTCGACGGCGGTGATCAGCTCGCCGGGTTCCAGGCGGGTGTCGCGGTCCGGCGCGTGGCCGGGAAGGCGGTGCAGGCCCGGCATCGGCAGTTCGCGGGGCCCGCCGGGGCCTTCGACGTGGACCACCGCGGTGAGCGCGGTGAGCGCCACCGCCAGGTCGGAGGGGTGGGTGGCGACGCATTCCTCGGTGTGGCCGAGTATCGCGAGGTTGCGGTGGTCGCCGTCGCGCGCGGGGCAGCCGGTGCCGGGTTCGCGCTTGTTGCACGGCTTGGTGACGTCCTGGAAGTAGGAGCAGCGGGTCCGCTGCAGCAGGTTCCCCGCCACGGTCGCCATGTTGCGTATCTGTCCCGAGGCCCCCGACAGCACCGCCTCGGCGAGCATCGGCTGCCGCCGCCGCACCAGGGGGTGGGCCGCCAGGTCGCCGTTGCGCACGGCGCCGCCGATCAGCAGGCCGCCGCCGGACGTCTCCTGGATCCCGACGCCGTCCAGGCGGGACACGTCGACCAGTGCCTCCGGTGCGGCCACGCCGAGCCGCATCAGGTCGACGAGGTTGGTGCCGCCGCCGAGGTACACCGCGCCGGGCCGGTCGCGCACCGCCGCGACGGCCGCCTCCGCGCCGTCGGGCCGCTGGTAGGTGAACGGTCTCATGGCGCCACCTGCCGGATCGCGGCCACGATGCCGGGGTAGGCGCCGCAGCGGCACAGGTTGCCGCTCATCCGTTCACGGATCTCGGCGTCGTCCAGGACGGGGACGGCCGTGAGGTCCTCGCTGACGGCGCTCGGCCGGCCGTCCGCGGCCTCGGCGAGCATGCCGACGGCGGAGCAGAGCTGGCCGGGGGTGCAGTAGCCGCACTGGAGCGCGTCGTGGCGGACGAACGCCTGTTGCAGCGGATGCGGCACCCCGTCGCGGGCCAGACCCTCCACGGTGGTGATGGCGCGGTCGTCCACGCCGACGGTCAAGGTGAGGCACGAGACGACGCGCTGTCCACCGGCGAGCACGGTGCAGGCGCCGCACTGACCATGGTCGCAGCCCTTCTTGGTGCCGGTGAGGCCGAGGCGCTCACGCAGGGTGTCGAGGAGCGTCTCGCGGGTGTCGACGGTGACCGGGTAGGTGGCGTCGTTGACGGTAAGCCGGAGTTCGACGGTGATCGGGGCCGGGGTGGGGTCGTCTCTTGGCGTGTTCGCTTGGCCGTTCACCCGCGCTGCCCTACCCGCGTACGGGTATGGCTTACCCCACGAAACCGGCAAGGCCGTTCACCGGGGCCCGGTTGGCACGGCACGCCGGGCTGTTGTGGAATATGTCTGGCCGGCGCGCGGCCGCCATCCTTGGACCCGGCAGGAGGCCTCGTGGGCACATCGGAGCGACCCGGCCGCGAGGACGACACCGGCGCCGCCGAGCGGCGGGACGTCGTGGGTGCGCGCATGCGGCGGTTCCGCAAGGAGCGCGGCATGACCCTGCGTGGCCTGTCCACCCGCTCGGGGTTGTCGATCGGCTTCCTCTCCCAGGTGGAGCGGGGCATCTCCTCCATCGGCCTGACCGCGCTCGCCGGGGTCGCGGCGGCGCTCGACCGCCGCGTGGCCGACTTCTTCGAGGCCGGTCCCGGGGACGGCGGCGGGGCCGCCGAGGTGGCGCACCTGCCGTCCCACTTCACGCTCACCCGCGCCGAGACCCCCGCCGCCGAGTACGTCTCGGGCCAGCAGACCTACCGCATGCTGTCCGGTCGTGGCCCCCACCTGGTGCTCGAACCGCTGCTGGTGCGCATCGCGCCGGGTGGCCGCCGCGAGGACGCCTACGGACACGCGGGAGAGGAGTTCGCGTACGTCCTGTCCGGCGAGCTGCTGTACGAGGTGGACGGCGTCGAGCACCGGCTGCGCGCGGGGGACAGCGTGCATCTGCGCTCCACGGTGCCGCACCGCATGTACAACGACACCGACCAGGTCACCACGGTCGTGTCGGTGGTCACCCCGCGGCTGTTCTAGGCGTTCCCGCGCTCACGTTCACGATTTTGTTCACTCGCATAGAATTCCGGTGAAACGCGTGCCGTGCGGCGCGCGTGCGGCTTTCCCGGGGTACGGACGGAGCGGGACCGTGGACGCGATGGACTGGGCCTTGCTGACCGAGCTGCAGGCGGACGCCAGGCTGTCGTACAACGAGCTGTCCCGCCGGGTCCACCTGTCGGCCCCCGCTGTGGCCGAGCGGGTGCGGCGCCTGGAGGAGACCGGCGTGATCGCCGGGTACCACGCCAGGGTGGACCTCGCGCGGGCCGGCCGCAGGGTGAGCGCGCTGGTCCGCATGTCGTGCTACGGCGTGCGCTGCGTGCTGCGCGACGAGACGGCGCTCGCCTGGCCGGAGATCGTCGAGGTGCACCGGGTCACCGGCGACACCTGCTGCCTGCTGCGTGTCGCCACGACCTCGATGAGCGCGTTCGAGGAGCTGATCGACCGCCTGGCCCCCTACGGCCAGCCGTCCAGCATGATGATGCTGTCGAGCCCGCTCCCCTGGCGCGCGCTCACCCCGCTGGAGGGCTGACCGCGCGCCGGGACGGCTCAGCCGCAGCCCTCGAACTGCGGCACGTCGAAGTTCAGCGCCAGACCCGACTTGGCGAACCACTTGCGCAGCAGTTCGCGCGCCGTGCCGTCCTGGTACATCTCGGTGAGCGCGGTGTTGACCGCCTCGCAGCCGTCGATGTCGCCGGTGCGGATGCCGACGCCGTACCGCTCGTCGCTGAACGGCGCGTTGACGATCCTGGTCTGGCCGGTGGAGAACCCCGCGAGGATGAGGTCGTCGGTGGACACCGCGTCGAGGCGGCCCGCCAGCAGGTCGTCCACGCAGGTCTTGTACGACTTCGACTGCACCAGCTCGACGGGGATCTTGCGTTCCTCCTTGACCCGGCGCCAGGAGTTGGAGCCGGTGACCTCGCACAGCTTGCGGTCCCGCAGGTCGCGCACGTTGTCGATGCCGGTCTCCGCCGCGCGTACCAGCGTGTCCTGGTGCGCCACGTAGTACGGCCCGGCGAACGACACCTTGGTCTTGCGCTGCGGGGTGATCGAGTAGGTCGCGAAGATCAGGTCGGCCAGGCCGTTCTGAAGCATGGTCTCGCGGCGGGCCGACGGCGCGTCGACGAAGCTCACCGTCTTGCCGAGCCGCCGCGCGACCTCGCGGGCCATGTCCACGTCGAAGCCGGTGTACTTGCCGCCGGACTTCATGCCGAGGCCCGGCTGGTCGGGTTTGACCCCGATGACCAGGGACGGCTTGCCGAGGATCGAGTCGGTCGCCGCGCAGCCGCCGAGCAGGGGGATCGCGGCCGTGAGCGCCAGCGCCGCCGCGACGAGACGCCGGCCGGGCCGGTGGAGTGTGACCATCGGATGTTCCCTTTCAGCGGTACTCGGCGAGGCGGGGCCTGACACCGATGAGGAGGAGCACCACGGCGACCAGCGCGCCGGCGGGTGGCAGCCAGTCCCAGCCGGCGATCGCGCCGTCCCCGTCGGCCACCGCGCGCTTCAGTTCCTGGTCGTGCAGCGCGATCATTCCCTGCAGGGCCTTGTCGAACTCGGTGAACGCCGGGCCCATGACGAGGCTGACGGCACGGGCCCGGTCGCCGCCGGCCGCGGCGCGGCGCACGTCGCCGTCGTTGCGCTGGAACTCCTGGTACCGCTTCAGCACCCCGGCGAACGCCACGTGCTGCTCCGTCCCGGTGAGCCCGCCGGCCGCCTCGGCGTCGAGGAAGCCGAGGCCGTCCTGACGTCCCGCCTCGGCCAGCCGGGACACCTCGGTGTGGTACTTGTCGAGGTTCCCCGCGGGGACGTACAGCACGGCCTGGGACTTGTCCAGGTAGACCTGCTCGTAGGTGTCGGCCCGGCCGGGGTCGAGCAGGAACCTGTTCTGGTCGCCGTACAGGGTGTTGCCGATGGCGCGGGCCCTGGACAGGGCGAGCACGGAGTTGAAGCCGTTCTCCTTGCCGTGGGTGAGCGCGGTGCCCTCACGCTGCAGCACCGACACCCCCGCCACGGTGAGCGCGGCCACCACGACCGTCGCGGCCAGCAGCGGAAGGTTCAGCGTGCGGCGGAAGCCGCGGCTCAGGTAGACCTGCAGCACGATGAGGACGGCCAGGGTGAGCAGGCCGAGGATCGCCACGCCGATCCAGCCGGTCCGCACCGCCGACAGCTCGGCCATGTGGGAGTGGCGCACGATGGTGGCGCTGTCCAGCGTGAGGTTGTAGGCCTTCGGCAGCAGGTCGAGCCGCATCAGGTCGGTGGCCTGCCGGTAGGTGTTCAGGACGTTGTCGCTCCGCGCGGTGCCGGCGGTGCCGCCGGTGCCGCCGCGCGCGGCGCCTCCCTGCTGGTCGAGCAGCAGGGCCGCGGCGGCGAGCCGTTCGTAGCGGCCGAGGCCGTCGAGCACGGCCTGCACCGTGGCCTGCTGGGTGGGGTCGTCGCCGGCCAGCACGGCGGCCTGGAGCACCGCGCGGTCGGCTCTGGCACGGCTGCTCTCGTAGCGCTTCTGCAGCGCGTCGCGGCTCGGGCCGGACGTGCCGCCGGTGAGCAGCATGGTCGCCACCTGCGCGTCCATGTCGCTCAGCGCGAAGTACAGGTCGGCGGTGGTGACGACCTGCGGTCCGGCGGTGCGGCCGAGGACGTTCAGGCCGGTCCGCGCGTGGCTCGCGGCGAGCGCCGTCGCGCCGGACAGCAGCAGG
The window above is part of the Sphaerisporangium rubeum genome. Proteins encoded here:
- a CDS encoding 2Fe-2S iron-sulfur cluster-binding protein, which translates into the protein MNGQANTPRDDPTPAPITVELRLTVNDATYPVTVDTRETLLDTLRERLGLTGTKKGCDHGQCGACTVLAGGQRVVSCLTLTVGVDDRAITTVEGLARDGVPHPLQQAFVRHDALQCGYCTPGQLCSAVGMLAEAADGRPSAVSEDLTAVPVLDDAEIRERMSGNLCRCGAYPGIVAAIRQVAP
- a CDS encoding FUSC family protein, producing MRLPLRLHAGRLADAAPGWLVETVRPLPGRLRWSAMPRTAVAVAGPLVAAMLAGRLTLGLLPAMGAMAACLADRGGSYRARAARMSGAALGGAAGYLVGDALRGAGWWLVPAVVVVAAVSALISTTGGAGSLAGLQILVMTVIGSGVRLSDHPLLGAVAYLGGGTWALLLVLSGWPLHPTAGEQLAVLDAYRALGRLFRDPVAGLDPLDTAVKQGYDTVLGARSAAGGADHERERLLALLNQATLIRNALVTLTEEGKAPPPWLAHTVEEVAAALERRRAPPPRPPHGPYGTPAMRALCDGVGHAVMLVSGGDAGPAPEPREPAGRAARLRAAWERMLYGHLTRVYVVRLSLCMGVAAVVSEFYRIERSYWIMLTVALVLKPDFGSVFTRAVQRGLGTVAGALIGTAVLIAIPVGPGLVAAIAVFAALLPYGQQRNWGMMSTFQAPLVVLLVDLYTHAGPRLALVRLEDTLIGCGIVLVLGYLFWPASWYAPVGPSFAGAVSATARYLRHAFGPGDPVRRLRHREAYDALADLRTVFQRAVAEPAVIGRRVTTWLPAMAALQQVADAIAAAVTRADHGGRPPERATVRAVVRSLDDIAENLRAGATVRPPSPEGEAPGGTARDLGEVGRAVRCLRTTLSTGSPGRSPRGDP
- a CDS encoding xanthine dehydrogenase family protein molybdopterin-binding subunit; its protein translation is MTVTRPCHLGAPIERVDGLAKVRGEARYAYENTPDSAVYAVPVQATVARGEVTRVDVDAVLSSPGVIAAMWYANAPRLATGEDAEPAVLQSRRVAYRGQYVAAVIAATYEQAREAARTLHVEYTAEPHDVGLRDGHPGLYRPGSVNPGLPADTLKGDPEAALASAPVVVDETYRTPAEHHNPMEPHATVALWDGDGLTIYDSTQGTYATRDQIASLFGLPPGNVRVVSPYVGGGFGSKLSPHPHVVLAVLAAKQVGRPVKVAVTRHEMFAVTGYRTPTIQRVRLGAERDGRLVAITHDVVEQTSTVGEFAEQAAAPTRLMYAAPHRSTTHRLVRLDVPTPTWMRAPGEAPGMFALESAMDELAAACGVDPVELRLRNEPATEPESGLPFSSRGLVACLREGARRFGWHGRDPRPGTRRSGRLYTGTGVASSTYPVIRRRSRAEARAEPGGTFTVRVAAAEIGTGARTVLTQIAADTLGAPLTAVRVEVGDSALPLAPLAGGSMGTASWGTAVVRACEALKEELEARGGEVPPQGVEAAADTGEEIRAQEKYARHAFGAQFAEVTVDADTGETRVPRLLGVFAVGHVLNPRTARSQFVGGMTMGLSMALMEESVLDTEFGDYLNNDLAQYHIASCADVRDIDAVWVDEEDPHLNPMGSKGIGEIGIVGTAAAIANAVYHATGVRVRDLPITLDKLIR
- a CDS encoding FAD binding domain-containing protein, which produces MRPFTYQRPDGAEAAVAAVRDRPGAVYLGGGTNLVDLMRLGVAAPEALVDVSRLDGVGIQETSGGGLLIGGAVRNGDLAAHPLVRRRQPMLAEAVLSGASGQIRNMATVAGNLLQRTRCSYFQDVTKPCNKREPGTGCPARDGDHRNLAILGHTEECVATHPSDLAVALTALTAVVHVEGPGGPRELPMPGLHRLPGHAPDRDTRLEPGELITAVEVPALPFAARSRYRKVRDRASFSFAVLSAAVALDIETGAEGDAEGDTVRDCRVAFGAVAHAPWRAWEAERVLRGAPATMETFTEAARAELEQARPLPRNAFKVPLARNLLVRMLADLAGTATPETR
- a CDS encoding cupin domain-containing protein, which produces MGTSERPGREDDTGAAERRDVVGARMRRFRKERGMTLRGLSTRSGLSIGFLSQVERGISSIGLTALAGVAAALDRRVADFFEAGPGDGGGAAEVAHLPSHFTLTRAETPAAEYVSGQQTYRMLSGRGPHLVLEPLLVRIAPGGRREDAYGHAGEEFAYVLSGELLYEVDGVEHRLRAGDSVHLRSTVPHRMYNDTDQVTTVVSVVTPRLF
- a CDS encoding Lrp/AsnC family transcriptional regulator produces the protein MDWALLTELQADARLSYNELSRRVHLSAPAVAERVRRLEETGVIAGYHARVDLARAGRRVSALVRMSCYGVRCVLRDETALAWPEIVEVHRVTGDTCCLLRVATTSMSAFEELIDRLAPYGQPSSMMMLSSPLPWRALTPLEG
- a CDS encoding glutamate ABC transporter substrate-binding protein, with protein sequence MVTLHRPGRRLVAAALALTAAIPLLGGCAATDSILGKPSLVIGVKPDQPGLGMKSGGKYTGFDVDMAREVARRLGKTVSFVDAPSARRETMLQNGLADLIFATYSITPQRKTKVSFAGPYYVAHQDTLVRAAETGIDNVRDLRDRKLCEVTGSNSWRRVKEERKIPVELVQSKSYKTCVDDLLAGRLDAVSTDDLILAGFSTGQTRIVNAPFSDERYGVGIRTGDIDGCEAVNTALTEMYQDGTARELLRKWFAKSGLALNFDVPQFEGCG